In one window of Canis aureus isolate CA01 chromosome 25, VMU_Caureus_v.1.0, whole genome shotgun sequence DNA:
- the RESF1 gene encoding retroelement silencing factor 1 isoform X1, with the protein MNWNVKPENVTLPPQYPKKQSSFLEQALINTLNTTSQSSLNYPGSNQEACMFLGNSNTVSQPLLNIRNYPAPQQIPIPDMHNGTVVASQTSVEGITYANVKGSKQLNHNLQMSSGVTQNIWLNSQMRNSMLSHTGATVSHQTGFGTNTPNLHALQNQFVSSDSYSMQLQMIPPNSARVPVTYQGAPRLNPSLSERQADWAQQYTSSGLTYPDYRSLPKQYNYPSQSFLQDPTHQKQNPMPSTSLQMKNSHPPDSPRTLQSKQTASIQSYQCAVTHTDKRPLPPPSDCRYVSQPFQSTQHVIKQTSLGVSQSQEMHLPEMRRDFPRNFQQHWQSLNENVSTVGNSCNLKINTNVTQPFTEPVRSSIDGVQTLAQNNQERSVDSCDLSSNQILDTNATKEKLVRDIKTLVEIKKKFSELARKIKINKNLLMAAGCIKTTDTPYNELAPNSELSVKQNVQIQSGPQVTLLTPENKPPTIMESAKETSRTHTTMNSNIQDLNWGNCNQVNSTLRNSVYSEKLPMPDQLNDMKVRTSLKSSTVEITQTTLNNTQVSSGNVNVEPNVPTNSETTSVPQSTSFEEYVSKYPNKNTLILSLLTCRDKLQEKLFKNTSETIQGSKPHSFEISSNTQVTGNQTNLKTMETPSPCNINTKVLDNSFCLEQKSSSGMSSKSDHHFSMELLATCLSLWKKQPKEPTEEKQYNEAKNRTAVGFSKPVETCDKSPFLVVGNSQNKMVNTSQETSFSTVVQNYESSSATVTKGTELQVAVVSPLILSDVKTLSAKGVTPEAVPETLYPVIKEGSVCSLQNQLAENTNVTAALKANVNEPVADTTTNTKMFSSVQKEDQNESTNSEDTPNSHQGDHIKSEPDPHCSVSEQQASYKSRNSDIVSGDMLHIDNICSLVEGDTSYNSQIAEIFNLPPLKRVEPQKSSLPNHQVISKKEQIDSLTENKDFGFQNGNFSLCVDVSHKITGPAESPQHPESLSLKYVKANSEILEESNVEHVTKKESTANDTCSLSAIPQEGDASRNYTAQDPARSEILNDKASFSYLHDQLSELLKEFPYGIEAVNTKEGSVAQQITNQISKDQTGCDFKDSTEQIQITVLNSEQMKELFPEHDDPLCEVDKLTEHQKEEPIKIEGSPCDPQADTDGKTDDNIMDSEKDDVGCCTLGWLSMVYEGVPQCQYNCINNSASKEDKGENQCSPLKIKSCKEGERTSDRNVPRGCESPLNNNLKIPLTFPDKKNHSPEIEQGKNITEMPKTKHKSLRTEQELSGQFFSKGDKKLDSMQSHKRKGKLQFHEITFHTSNKMTKFSQESLHQKLMAQNSHPLKTKAGFLTNKNKDLHMKNGSLVQSVSSEKRLKGGFGTEVSDKRKLDDGSILDSKVKKKKYDKQEQNKNGDGTFKLCNILSIPNERARVKEKTMSNVKSAASKGNSSKINKVLTPKEYLQRQKHKEAMGSNASKKSCVRNLQCDSQYMKSNKLSTQVGSWEKSNERHNSSVQTCKESLNICASHGKNLKTDSSEESKAYISRDAKGIVGGNQPEKMWIDKTKLDKNSNSEVEFSQMPPQSKDQRKTYLNRVAFRCTEHESICLTKLDSSPRKFNKERPENKPQSLLPVKDTTEKPNMLEFKLCPDGLIKNTNSVDDWKDLQPCPRKEEAPVQVTGIKSTKEDWLRGTTEEKRMPEAKQEIDNNVLTNSRLSKRSFGADGFETLQNPVKDSKAMFQTYKRMYMEKRSRSLDSSPLKQF; encoded by the exons ATGAATTGGAATGTAAAACCAGAGAATGTCACCTTACCACCACAGTATCCTAAAAAGCAGTCATCTTTTTTGGAGCAGGCTTTAATAAATACACTTAATACAACATCTCAAAGTTCTTTAAACTATCCTGGAAGTAACCAAGAAGCATGTATGTTTCTTGGTAATTCAAATACAGTTTCACAGCCACTGCTAAACATCAGAAATTATCCAGCTCCTCAGCAAATCCCTATTCCTGATATGCATAATGGGACAGTTGTGGCCTCACAAACTTCAGTAGAAGGAATCACATATGCAAATGTTAAAGGATCCAAACAACTAAATCACAATTTGCAAATGTCTTCAGGAGTTACACAAAATATATGGTTGAACTCTCAAATGAGGAATTCTATGCTTTCTCATACAGGGGCAACTGTGTCCCATCAAACTGGTTTTGGAACTAATACACCTAATTTACATGCACTACAGAATCAATTTGTATCATCAGATTCCTATTCTATGCAACTACAAATGATCCCTCCTAATTCTGCAAGAGTTCCTGTAACTTATCAAGGAGCCCCAAGACTTAACCCATCTTTATCAGAACGACAGGCTGATTGGGCACAACAGTATACATCCAGTGGACTGACTTACCCAGATTACAGATCACTTCCAAAGCAATACAATTACCCGTCACAAAGCTTTTTGCAAGATCCCACTCATCAGAAACAAAATCCTAtgccatctacatcattgcagaTGAAAAATAGTCACCCTCCAGATTCTCCACGGACTTTACAGTCAAAGCAGACTGCAAGTATACAGTCCTATCAATGTGCAGTTACTCATACTGACAAAAGACCACTTCCTCCGCCTTCTGACTGTAGATATGTAAGCCAGCCTTTTCAAAGTACTCAGCATGTTATTAAACAGACTTCTCTGGGTGTTTCTCAGAGTCAAGAAATGCACTTACCTGAAATGAGGAGAGACTTTCCTAGAAACTTTCAACAGCATTGGCAAAGCCTTAATGAAAATGTCAGCACAGTTGGAAATTCCTGtaacttgaaaataaatactaatgtCACTCAGCCTTTTACTGAACCTGTTAGATCTTCTATAGATGGTGTTCAGACCCTTGCTCAGAATAATCAAGAGAGAAGCGTAGACTCTTGTGATCTATCTTCAAATCAAATACTGGACACAAATGCCACAAAAGAGAAGTTAGTGAGGGATATTAAAACAttagtagaaataaaaaagaagttttcCGAACTtgcaaggaaaattaaaattaataaaaatcttttgatgGCAGCAGGTTGTATTAAAACAACTGATACCCCTTACAATGAATTAGCTCCAAATTCTGAATTGTCTGTGAAACAAAATGTCCAAATCCAGTCTGGGCCACAGGTAACCCTACTGACTCCAGAGAATAAGCCACCAACCATAATGGAATCTGCAAAAGAAACAAGTAGAACACACACTACAATGAATTCTAACATTCAAGACCTCAATTGGGGAAATTGTAACCAAGTGAATTCTACTTTACGAAATTCTGTCTATTCAGAAAAGTTACCAATGCCAGACCAGTTAAATGATATGAAAGTTAGGACTTCTTTAAAGTCATCAACTGTTGAGATTACCCAGACAACATTAAATAACACCCAGGTTTCATCAGGAAATGTCAACGTTGAACCAAATGTGCCAACAAATTCTGAAACAACTTCTGTTCCTCAGTCTACATCTTTTGAGGAATATGTTTCAAAATACCCAAATAAAAATACGCTGATTCTCAGTTTACTTACATGTAGAGATAAACTAcaggagaaattatttaaaaatactagtgAAACTATTCAGGGCTCTAAACCACATAGTTTTGAAATTAGTTCAAATACCCAAGTCACTGGTAACCAAACGAATTTGAAAACCATGGAAACTCCAAGTCCTTGTAATATAAATACCAAGGTTTTAGACAACTCTTTTTGCCTTGAGCAGAAATCCTCGAGTGGAATGTCTTCTAAAAGTGACCATCACTTTTCCATGGAATTGCTAGCAACATGTCTTTCTCTGTGGAAAAAGCAACCTAAAGAACCTACAGAAGAAAAACAGTATAATGAGGCAAAAAACAGAACAGCAGTTGGATTTTCAAAGCCTGTGGAAACCTGTGATAAGAGTCCATTTTTAGTTGTAGGAAATTCTCAGAATAAGATGGTAAACACTTCCCAAGAAACATCTTTTTCAACAGTAGTACAGAATTATGAGTCTTCCAGTGCAACTGTTACAAAGGGAACAGAACTTCAGGTTGCTGTAGTGTCACCCTTAATTCTTTCAGATGTCAAAACATTGTCTGCCAAAGGTGTAACACCTGAAGCGGTACCTGAAACACTGTATCCAGTTATTAAAGAAGGCAGTGTTTGTAGCTTACAAAATCAGTTGGCAGAAAATACCAATGTTACTGCTGCGTTGAAAGCTAATGTTAATGAACCAGTAGCAGATACCACAACAAATACAAAGATGTTCTCATCAGTTCAGAAGGAAGATCAAAATGAATCGACTAATTCAGAAGATACACCTAATAGCCATCAAGGAGATCATATCAAATCCGAACCAGATCCCCACTGTTCTGTGAGTGAACAGCAGGCCTCATATAAGTCAAGGAACAGTGATATTGTTAGTGGTGATATGTTACATATTGACAACATTTGTTCTCTTGTTGAAGGTGATACATCTTATAATTCCCAAATAGCAGAGATATTCAACTTGCCTCCTTTGAAAAGGGTTGAGCCACAGAAATCTTCTCTACCCAATCATCAAGTGATTAgtaaaaaagagcaaatagacAGCCTCACTGAAAATAAAGACTTTGGTTTTCAAAATGGTAATTTTTCACTGTGTGTAGATGTTTCACATAAAATAACTGGACCAGCAGAATCACCACAACATCCAGAATCGTTATCTTTGAAGTATGTTAAAGCCAACAGTGAAATTCTAGAGGAAAGCAACGTGGAACATGTCACTAAAAAAGAAAGCACAGCTAATGATACATGTTCATTGTCTGCTATTCCTCAGGAAGGTGATGCGTCCCGCAATTATACTGCCCAAGATCCTGCAAGAAGTGAGATTCTCAATGATAAGGCATCTTTCTCATACCTACACGATCAGCTGTcagaacttttaaaagaatttccctATGGTATTGAAGCTGTGAACACAAAGGAAGGTTCTGTGGCCCAACAGATAACCAACCAAATCTCAAAAGATCAAACTGGTTGTGACTTCAAGGACTCAACAGAACAAATACAGATTACGGTATTAAACTCTGAGCAAATGAAAGAATTATTTCCTGAACATGACGACCCACTCTGTGAGGTTGACAAGTTGACAGAACATCAGAAAGAAGAGCCTATAAAAATAGAAGGGAGTCCGTGTGACCCACAAGCAGATACAGATGGAAAGACTGATGATAATATAATGGATTCAGAGAAAGATGATGTTGGTTGCTGTACATTGGGGTGGCTGTCTATGGTTTATGAAGGAGTACCCCAGTGTCAATATAATTGCATCAATAACTCAGCTTCAAAAGAAGACAAAGGGGAAAATCAGTGTTCACCTTTGAAGATCAAAAGTtgtaaggaaggagaaagaacttCTGATAGAAATGTCCCTCGTGGATGTGAGAGTCCTCTAAATAACAATCTGAAGATTCCTTTGACTTTTCCAGATAAGAAAAACCATTCTCCTGAAATAGAGCAAGgcaaaaatataactgaaatgcccaaaacaaaacacaaatcaCTGAGGACAGAACAAGAATTATCAGGTCAGTTTTTTTCTAAAGGTGATAAAAAACTAGATTCCATGCAAAgtcacaaaagaaaaggaaaactgcagTTTCATGAGATCACTTTTCACACcagtaataaaatgacaaaattttctCAAGAGAGTCTGCACCAAAAGCTCATGGCACAAAACTCACACCCACTAAAAACAAAGGCAGGCTtcttgacaaataaaaataaagatttacatATGAAAAATGGTTCTTTGGTACAATCAGTATCCTCAGAGAAAAGATTGAAAGGTGGCTTTGGAACAGAAGTTTCGGATAAAAGGAAGTTAGATGATGGGAGCATACTTGATTCAAaagtaaagaagaagaaatatgatAAACAAGAGCAGAATAAAAATGGGGATGGAACatttaaattatgtaatattttgtcAATCCCAAATGAAAGAGCCAGGGTTAAAGAAAAGACTATGTCAAATGTTAAATCCGCAGCCTCTAAGGGTAACTcatctaaaattaataaagttcTAACACCAAAGGAATATTTGCAAAGACAGAAACACAAAGAAGCAATGGGTAGCAACGCATCAAAGAAAAGCTGTGTGAGAAACTTACAGTGTGATTCTCAATACATGAAGTCTAATAAACTTTCCACGCAAGTAGGGAGTTGGGAGAAATCAAATGAGAGACACAATAGCAGTGTACAGACTTGTAAggaatcattaaatatttgtgcAAGCCATGGTAAAAACCTCAAGACTGACTCTTCAGAGGAGTCTAAAGCATACATTTCAAGGGATGCTAAGGGAATAGTTGGTGGAAATCAACCTGAGAAAATGTGGATTGATAAAACCAAGTTAGACAAAAATTCAAACAGTGAAGTGGAATTCAGTCAAATGCCTCCCCAGTCAAAGGATCAAAGGAAAACGTATCTGAACAGAGTTGCATTTAGATGCACTGAGCACGAGAGCATTTGTCTCACAAAATTAGACAGTTCACCAAGGAAGTTTAATAaagagagaccagaaaataaaccTCAGAGCCTCTTACCTGTGAAAGATACCACAGAAAAACCAAACATGCTGGAATTTAAGTTATGTCCAGATGGCCTGATTAAGAATACAAATTCTGTTGATGACTGGAAGGATCTGCAGCCTTGTCCTAGGAAGGAAGAAGCCCCTGTGCAAG ttacaggaataaaaagtacaaaagaagACTGGTTAAGAGGTACAACTGAGGAGAAAAGGATGCCAGAAGCCAAACAAGAAATAG